GTCCATGATATTACCTCATACTCGTCCCCTATTAGTGTTACTCAAAATGTAGAATCAATTTCTCTTATCTAATTCTATAGAAATAAATTGAAATCGCAATGGAGCCGTGAATCGCCCGCCGTAAAAGCCATTAAGTTTAAGGTAGCCAATACTAATTTCTAACTTCCTCTTCTCTAATTTTTTGTAAAGCTTTTAAAGCCTCTTTAACGTGATTTTCTGGGTTAAACTGGGAGTTATATATATGTCTTATTATGCCTCTCTTATCAATTACGAACGTTATTCTTGCAGGTAATATAAAGCCCTTAGCGTTATATAATTCCCTTATTTTCTTATCTGGATCACTTACTAATATAAACGGAAGCTGATATTTCTCTTTGAACTTCTTATGAGAATTAATATCGTCAGAACTAACTCCTATTACTACTACATCGTAATCCTTAAGTAAATTCCAGTTATCTCTGAAAGCACAAGCTTCTCTGGTACATCCTGGTGTGTTATCTTTAGGATAGAAATAGAGAACTATATTATGCTTTCCTATGAAATCCGCTAACGATATTTTCTCTCCGCTATCAGTAACTGCCTCAAATATAGGGGCCTTATCTCCTACTTTTACCATAATTAGATATATCTTTTTCCGTTTATAAGCTTTCGTAATATACTTTTGAATTAAAATAATTCTCAATTTAATTTATAGATTTAATATTTCATTATTTTGCATTATTTACATTTTAATAATAACTTTAGAATATATATGAAACTTATGAAATATAATACTGTAAACTATCGAATCTAGTGATAATTTGAATTAATATAAAAACTTATATGACTTAAATTAAAAAGAAGATTATGGGAAGGAATTTTAAATTCGTACTACTATTTATTTTATTAATGTCAATTATACCTACAATATTAGGATTAGCTCAAAGTCAGCAATATTACTACATTCAAACTACTTCTCCAATATACTCAATAGTTCCAGGCTCACAATTCGTCCAACCACTTAATTCTAGCCTAACACTTTACATTGCAGTATTGCTTAACTTCACTAATGTCTCGTCCCTTCAAAATTATCTAAATAAAGTATATTTCTCTCCAATCTATTTCCATCATTGGTTAACTCCGTATCAATTTAGGGAATACTATTATCCGCCAAATTCCTATATAAAATCCCTAGTTAAGTATTTAGAATCATATAATCTTCAATTCTTAGGACAATACGGCCTAGCCTTAGTATTTAAAGGAACTGTAGGAAATATAGAGAACGCTTTTCATACTTACATAAATATTTATTATTATCCTTTTAAAGACCTCTTCTGGTTCGGACTAATCGGAATTAAAAACATAGGTCCCTTTTACTATTTTAGTAATAACGTAACTGCATCCTTACCCTATAGTGTAGGAAAATACGTGTTGGGCTTAGTAGGAATAGATAGCTTAGATCCTAAAGTCATTAATGCAGTTAGGGAAAGTTGGCATTTAGCAATGGATAAAGTTAAGACGCAGAGTAGCCTAATTTCAAAAGTAATAATTTCTCCAATCACAATTCAACAATACTTTAACTTTACTGAAGCATATAATCACGGATATAACGGAAATGATAGTGATATAGCAATAGAGGGAGTACCAGAATGCTATGTAAATGTCTCGGACATTTATGCCTTCTGGAAATTATATAACATACCGCGAACAGGCCATCTGAATGTAATAACTTTCGGAAACGATACTTCAGGAGGACAGTCTGCAGAAAATGAACTTGATGCTGAGTGGTCTGGGGCTTTTGCTCCAGCCTCAAACGTGACCATAGTTTTTAGTGATGGTTATGTAGGAGGCCCTGCGTTAGTTGGCTATTCCCTTAATTATTGGTATGAATATTATTATATGGTTAACTATTTAGATCCCAACGTGATTTCAATTTCAGTAACTTTGCCGGAGTCCTTCCTAGCAGCCTATTATCCTGCAATGCTTTATATGATACATAACATGATGCTTCAAGCTGCAACTGAGGGAATATCAGTATTAGCTGCTTCGGGAGATTGGGGGTTTGAGAGTGACCATCCTCCACCCAATTTCCATATTGGGATATATAACACAATATGGTATCCTGAATCAGATCCTTACGTAACCTCAGTGGGAGGAATATTCATTAACGCTTCTTCTAATGGAAGTATAGTGGAAGTAAGCGGCTGGGATTACAGTACTGGAGGAAACAGCGTAGTCTTTCCAGTTCAGTCCTATGAGTTAACGTCCTTAATACCCTTTACTCCAATTATCGTTAGAACGTATCCAGACATAGCTTTCGTAGCAGCAGGAGGATATGATATTCCAGAGTTCGGTTTTGGACTGCCACTGATATTCCAAGGGCAACTATTCGTATGGTATGGTACTAGTGGTGCTGCTCCAATGACGGCTGCAATGATTGCTTTAGGTAGTAATAGATTAGGTTCATTAAATTTCGCATTATACCATATATCATATCAAGGATTAATTATCTCACCCATTGGAATACTTCAAGGTAAAATAGGCTGGATTCCTATAACAGAAGGTAATAATCCATTACCTGCTCATTATGGCTGGAATTATGTTACAGGTCCGGGAACGTACAATGCCTATTCTATGATCTACGATTTGTTATTATATTCTGGAATAATAAAGTCTTCTTAAATTTAGATTTTTTATAAATGAATTTAGATAGTTAACTTTTAATTTGCTTACTATTATAGGTAAATATGAGTGAAAGGGAAATATTTTATGAATCCCATGAGGGGAAGATTAGGGCATTTTTAGCTTCTCCTCAGAATCCCACATTAGCTGTAATAGTAGTTCATGAAATATGGGGTCTAAATGATAACATAAAGGATATTTCAAGAAGGTTAGCTAATGAGGGATACATGGCTTTTGCACCTCATCTTTACACCAAATATGAAGATGTGTTAACACCAGAAAATATACAAAATGTTATGACTAAGGTATGGAGCCTTCCTCCAGAAAAGAGAACTGACCCAAACGCGTATAGGGAATTAATGTCATCATTAAACGAAGTTGGTAGGAAGGTTGTAGACTTATTAGTAATTAATAGACAGAAAATGGAAGAGCAAATGATAAAGGACTTAATTAAAGCTTACGATTACGTAAATTCCTTAGGAGTTAAAAAGATAGTAAGTATGGGCTTTTGTATGGGAGGAGGATTAGCTTTTCAACTTGCTACAGAAGTTCCCTTAGATGGAACTATTGTGTTTTACGGTAGGAATCCTCAACCCATAGAAGCCATAGAGAGAATTAAGGGACCAATTTTAGGGCTATATGCTGGAGAAGATCCTCCAATAAACGCTGGCTTACCAGATCTAATATCGGCTGTTATAAAATATAAAAAAGACTTAGAACTGAAGATTTACCCTGGAGCTTATCATGCTTTTTTTAACGATAGGGGAAGAAGTTATAATAAGGCTGCAGCTGAAGATGCATGGGAGAGGGTTAAAAACTTTTTAAGGAGGATATCTAAATGAGTGAACAGAATACGAAAAAAGTAGACCCATGTTTCTTAGCATGGGTTCACCTTCTAGAAGTTTTAGAGAAGAATAAAGAAGAGAATAAGGGGAAGAAAAGTTAATATAGAAGATAATTTTTTTACTTATCAATTTAAACTATTATTAATGCCCTTTAAATTTAAGCTGGGATTTTGTACTGACCTACATGGTTCTGAGTACACTTTTAGACGTACATTAAATATTGCTAAAAGTAAGAAAATTGATTATTTAATAATAAGTGGTGGTCTAACAGCTAAGGATATAGTTTTTGTTGAAGAGATAGGTGGGATGTACCTAGTTAATGGGAAAAAAGTAAACTTAAAGAATCTAACTGAGGATTCCTTAAGATCTGGGAAGTATCTGATTGTAAATAAAAAGGAGGTAATTGATGATATTAAGGCTGATAAAAGTAAATTGGAAAAAACATTAGCGGAAATTATAGCTGATCAATTTTCGAGATGGATAAAGATAGCAGATGAGATATATCGCTTAGACAGAGTCCTCTGGAGTCCAGCCCACGGAGACATTCCACAATTAGATGACATTCTAAGAGGCTTAGGTGCTAAATTGGTTAATGATAGCGTAAGCTTCATAGAAGACGTTCAATTAGTCTCTTTAGGTTACGGATCTCCTATTCAGAACTCCTATAGAGAAGTCTCGGACTCCGACATTTACATTAAAGGTAAATCATTACTAAAGGATGCTGAAAAAGATAAGGTAATTATGAACTTTCACATGCCTCCATTAAATACTAAGTTAGACGTGATTAAAGTAGGGTTTAAGAAGTTCCACGCAGGTTCTAAAGCAGTATTAGACTTAATAAATGAATATCAACCATTTGTGTCGTTACATGGTCACGTGCATGAGAGTACTGGAGTAGAAAAGATAGGTAATACAACCGCAATTAACCCTGGTAGTATATTCCAGTTAGGAGAACCGTCAATCGTTTTATTTGACGTTTACAAGGAGGTTAAAACTATAGGAACGTTAAGTATAGGAAGTTATGTGATAAAGAACATTGAATTTGTTACTACTGCAACTATGTATATGTAGTTTTAAAAATTAATTTCTATTTTTGAGATTTTTGTATAATACAATATTAAACCTTATTATTTATTTATATCATATAAATCATTTAATTCTTTCAATGCTATTATTTCTGGAAAGTTTTTTGCGCTCAATTTAATCTAAACTTAAGCATGTTATTGTATAGATTAAATCTATAATTATTTTCTTTAAAGAATTTCTTAATACAGTTTGTAACTTCATTATAGAATGAAATACATTATTATCCATATACTGATTAGGGTTTAAAGACTCAGCCTACAAGTTTTCAAAAACGCTTTTTATGAAGATCTTCTATGTCCCAGGAATATTAAAGTATTTATCTCCTACAATTAAAGAGAAACTAAAGATCAGGTGATTAATTGTGGGTGTATTGAGAAATTATGAATTCTCGTTTCTTTCAATTTCATTTATAATTTCATTCTCATTACAATTAATGGGTGCATATCTAATACTATGGTTTTATAGTATAGGGCTGTCTTTTACTGAAATAGGTTTAATCACTTCAATATATATGATTTTAACATTACCAGTAGATGTGCCGTCCTCTGCATTTGCAGATAAATATGGAAGGCTTAAAATTTTCTCAATAGGTACATTAATCTATAGTCTAGGATTAATTAGCTTATCCATCTCATTATCGCCAATTTTTGTGTTTTTATCCTATGGAATAATGGGTATAGGATTAGGCATTTACTCGAATACATTAGAGGCGTGGATCGTCGACTCTTTAAATTCACGCGGAAAAGTACCTAAAATTTTTTCAAGGCAACAGATAGCAAATGGGATTGCTGGATTTTTGGGAAATGTACTCGCTGGTATTTTAGTGCTTTTATATCATAAGCTAAATTTACCCATTCTAATGGCTGGATTCATAATGTTACTAACTTTACCTATTGCATTATTTAGTGAAGATAATAAGGGAGAAAAGACAATAACGTTACCTACTCAAAGAATTATGAAAGAAGGTGTAAAATACGTATCAAGTAAAAGACCATTGTTAGCGTTATTAGTTTCCTCAATTTTTACGGTATTTCCGTTAGTAGCGTGGATGCAGTTCGTTTCACCATATGTAGTAAATATATTAGGATTTCCTCAGAAATACTGGGGATTTATCTTGTCAGCCTATTTCTTAACAGTTGCTTTAGGCGGTTATATAAACGAGAAGCTATTGAAAAGGATAAATCATAAGTTAATTACCATATTTTCAGTATTTTTATTATCGCTTTTCGTATTAATGCTCTCAATTAGTAACTTAATTCTGGTACTATTGCTTCTGTTTGGCTTGTCGTTAATTTATCCTATACGCTCATCAAATATTATCTCATGGGAGAATGAATTAATACCTAGCAATTATAGAGCTACTACACTCTCCTCCCTTTCATTCATAATTAGGATAGTATATATACTGGCCCCTCCACTAGTAGGTTACCTAATCAGTGCTTATGGATATAGTTTCACATACATAGCTGTAGGAATACTTTCGTTAGTAGGAGTTATACCATTAGTCATTGCATATGAAGTTAAAACACTCTAAATATCCAATTTCAAATAATTTATGATTTAACTAATTATTGTAATATTAACTGTATATATTGTTATAGTAATTCATCTAGTAAGCGATTCAGTGAATTTGAAAATGGAAAAAGAAGTAAGAAAGAGAGTCGCCGAGGAGTTTCCTGTATAAAAACTTTTCCTTAAAAATCAAAGGAGTGTGGATAACAATTTTGTTAACGCAGTATAAATTATATAAAGTATAATTTTATTTCAATTCACCACAAGATTTATCAGTTAATAAAATATAGTATTGTAACTTTAACCCTGTCAAAAATTTTTATTCTGAATCAGAGAGTTTAAATGATATAACTTTAAGGAAATTTTAACCAAATTTCAAATGAACGAAATTGTTGTCCACACTTAGAATAGTAGTAGAATTTTTCACGTAAGAAAATAATGGTAAAGAAACCTCTACCTCTCTACATCCTCTATGGAGATTAAAATATCGTAAGTTCCCTTCTTGTAACCTTTCCTCTCCGTAATCCTATCAATCTCTAGAATCGGCTTCAGCAATAATCTTCGTAACTCTTTAAATATCTTATTCGTGATGTTAATATTTCTCTCAGTCAAGAGTAAATATTTGGTTAAACTTTTTAAACATTGATTTAACTTATATTATATGGTTTATCAAATAAAGTTAAGAAAGAAAGGTATAATTATCTTACCTAAAGACGTTAGGGAAAAAACTTGACATAAAGGAAAACGATATATTAATAGGTGAGATTAAAGGTGGAGAGTTAGTTCTACGTCCCTTGAAACCTAAAATAGTAAGAGTTGATCCGAAAGTAGTGGAGGAAGCCCTTAAGGAAGAAGAGGAGGCTGAAAGGAGAAAAGAGGAGGAAATATTTAATGATAGTTGACACTGGAGTTCTAATAGAGTATATAATAGGGGTCGGACTTTCATAGGGTTTCATGATATTTCATATTAACCCTCGTCCTCATTCCCCCTATCTGGCCCCCACGCCTAGGAGTGTTTTTTGGGGTTTTATTGCTTCAATACCGGTAATAGTGGTATTGAGCTTATTATATGGTGTATTATTTAATGCTCAAATTTTGGCAACGCTAATTGGGGGAATTTTAGTTGGCCCATCACACATGCTTCTTGATGTATTCACAGAAAGGGGAATATACATAAAGAAGAACGGTAAATGGAGGAGGTTCGCATTAGCACACTTCTCCTACGATAACCCCTTAGCAAATGGATTAGCAATACTAGCAGGAGTTATAATGCTGTTTGCAGCACTTTATTTGCATAACTACCATTTCTACTATCATTATTACAAATATTATTTCTGAAGAGATAATAAACGAAAATAGAAAAGATCTTTAAATGTGTTTTCTATATCTTTTATCGTGGTTTGTAAGGAATGGAAGTTAAGGATTATGAGGAGT
The genomic region above belongs to Saccharolobus caldissimus and contains:
- a CDS encoding peroxiredoxin, giving the protein MVKVGDKAPIFEAVTDSGEKISLADFIGKHNIVLYFYPKDNTPGCTREACAFRDNWNLLKDYDVVVIGVSSDDINSHKKFKEKYQLPFILVSDPDKKIRELYNAKGFILPARITFVIDKRGIIRHIYNSQFNPENHVKEALKALQKIREEEVRN
- a CDS encoding MFS transporter codes for the protein MGVLRNYEFSFLSISFIISFSLQLMGAYLILWFYSIGLSFTEIGLITSIYMILTLPVDVPSSAFADKYGRLKIFSIGTLIYSLGLISLSISLSPIFVFLSYGIMGIGLGIYSNTLEAWIVDSLNSRGKVPKIFSRQQIANGIAGFLGNVLAGILVLLYHKLNLPILMAGFIMLLTLPIALFSEDNKGEKTITLPTQRIMKEGVKYVSSKRPLLALLVSSIFTVFPLVAWMQFVSPYVVNILGFPQKYWGFILSAYFLTVALGGYINEKLLKRINHKLITIFSVFLLSLFVLMLSISNLILVLLLLFGLSLIYPIRSSNIISWENELIPSNYRATTLSSLSFIIRIVYILAPPLVGYLISAYGYSFTYIAVGILSLVGVIPLVIAYEVKTL
- a CDS encoding S53 family peptidase, which encodes MGRNFKFVLLFILLMSIIPTILGLAQSQQYYYIQTTSPIYSIVPGSQFVQPLNSSLTLYIAVLLNFTNVSSLQNYLNKVYFSPIYFHHWLTPYQFREYYYPPNSYIKSLVKYLESYNLQFLGQYGLALVFKGTVGNIENAFHTYINIYYYPFKDLFWFGLIGIKNIGPFYYFSNNVTASLPYSVGKYVLGLVGIDSLDPKVINAVRESWHLAMDKVKTQSSLISKVIISPITIQQYFNFTEAYNHGYNGNDSDIAIEGVPECYVNVSDIYAFWKLYNIPRTGHLNVITFGNDTSGGQSAENELDAEWSGAFAPASNVTIVFSDGYVGGPALVGYSLNYWYEYYYMVNYLDPNVISISVTLPESFLAAYYPAMLYMIHNMMLQAATEGISVLAASGDWGFESDHPPPNFHIGIYNTIWYPESDPYVTSVGGIFINASSNGSIVEVSGWDYSTGGNSVVFPVQSYELTSLIPFTPIIVRTYPDIAFVAAGGYDIPEFGFGLPLIFQGQLFVWYGTSGAAPMTAAMIALGSNRLGSLNFALYHISYQGLIISPIGILQGKIGWIPITEGNNPLPAHYGWNYVTGPGTYNAYSMIYDLLLYSGIIKSS
- a CDS encoding metallophosphoesterase family protein; its protein translation is MPFKFKLGFCTDLHGSEYTFRRTLNIAKSKKIDYLIISGGLTAKDIVFVEEIGGMYLVNGKKVNLKNLTEDSLRSGKYLIVNKKEVIDDIKADKSKLEKTLAEIIADQFSRWIKIADEIYRLDRVLWSPAHGDIPQLDDILRGLGAKLVNDSVSFIEDVQLVSLGYGSPIQNSYREVSDSDIYIKGKSLLKDAEKDKVIMNFHMPPLNTKLDVIKVGFKKFHAGSKAVLDLINEYQPFVSLHGHVHESTGVEKIGNTTAINPGSIFQLGEPSIVLFDVYKEVKTIGTLSIGSYVIKNIEFVTTATMYM
- a CDS encoding dienelactone hydrolase family protein, which codes for MSEREIFYESHEGKIRAFLASPQNPTLAVIVVHEIWGLNDNIKDISRRLANEGYMAFAPHLYTKYEDVLTPENIQNVMTKVWSLPPEKRTDPNAYRELMSSLNEVGRKVVDLLVINRQKMEEQMIKDLIKAYDYVNSLGVKKIVSMGFCMGGGLAFQLATEVPLDGTIVFYGRNPQPIEAIERIKGPILGLYAGEDPPINAGLPDLISAVIKYKKDLELKIYPGAYHAFFNDRGRSYNKAAAEDAWERVKNFLRRISK